Proteins encoded by one window of Cryptococcus gattii WM276 chromosome K, complete sequence:
- a CDS encoding Hypothetical protein (Similar to TIGR gene model, INSD accession AAW46154.1; CNK01920), translating into MSGFVLGTGSGVLTAAAVYYTLSAHLTQTTASLRSDLHSSTNLLNASFDPTTPPAQAALIGPSSSSPSPPSFSQVLRQRWNDTLASFVGSVRQSDWELIGKEVVEVGRSVVDRLGESESTGQVVQKGEKLADVLKERALTVVDQVKNVGTSVDNGTESIKKAAEGIDLHKDNVGIVGGPREEIKKRVAEAKGRLV; encoded by the exons ATGTCTGGTTTCGTCCTCGGCACAGGTTCCGGTGTCCTTACAGCTGCTGCTGTCTACTACACTCTTTCTGCGCATTTGACGCAGACTACGGCCTCGTTGCGGTCTGA CCTCCACTCTTCTACGAACCTCTTGAACGCTTCGTTTGATCCCACTACCCCTCCAGCCCAAGCCGCTCTCATCGGTCCTTCGTCAAGTTCACCATCCCCACCTTCTTTTTCTCAGGTACTTCGGCAAAGGTGGAACGATACCCTTGCGTCCTTCGTTGGGAGCGTCCGACAATCTGATTGGGAGCTTATTGGCAAAGAGGTTGTGGAAGTTGGTCGCAGCGTGGTTGACCGTTTAGGTGAGAGCGAGTCGACCGGGCAGGTGGTCCAGAAGGGAGAAAAACTTGCAGATGTTTTAAAGGAGAGGGCGTTGACCGTCGTCGACCAAGTCAAGAATGTTGGGACATCTGTGGACAATGGAACGGAGAGTATTAAGAAGGCAGCTGAGGGGATCGATTTGCACAAGGATAACGTTGGAATTGTCGGCGGCCCACGAGAAGAGATTAAGAAAAGGGTCGCAGAAGCCAAGGGGAGGTTGGTCTGA
- a CDS encoding Hypothetical protein (Similar to TIGR gene model, INSD accession AAW46153.1; CNK01910), giving the protein MSDQRKDAAAAWERLLSNGSVSLPPDILEAVRRQHVVQRTPLDSQNLQSWSPFLQRQPMIQQDPAPSIAGQATPQQVSNASGLPQGTHMLHLTNPPLYSVVQPSTSQYRNLTQPFQPTITNLPQSVNPALLNIAQPLPTGTFTDPLSLSQASFSPLPQQEREQLPFLPPLYAQKRPSNSPLPTSSAVKKQKIVEVVDLSRSPPASSQHPPASAATQPSVDNARARSPLEQATGPPPTAQCALDSYFTASGENGHYQAFSGKHMPSLSSHEHSIDEVKKTEISNGASASSSKTVANKAIPAPNPVVDMSTIRSLIDTEILKKSNSPGSLFKHLRMRGEDDKELPSFTPGPDELLEILIQLRDHAPGAYLAKMADNDRYVQVWQKWLKQCRKEPEVWEKIMVPLLEVLSRTEMPLKTAKEYGLNKHAMNLPPLAKKKNLSSAGAIQAAFDKYSRYLLAVHKRHQEADAKAKENRPTESSSAGTKRKADQAIKDEGKVKEESSTKRPAIKSSVSSTKPSSVSGTPKSSAKLSTVSDMSFFSAPTASQTPKPKPKPTSVSSKSAASQIPTALSTAKSFTLGNFLATMNNTQGTAQNSTTETKKESKEPRYTAKGRLIRSVRWKEDAQLEEVREFSLPAWEKELMGHGPKVSVHELDMQEGAMLAMNRNRGDIDWYEPTMYLEISSNFPVITEEVQYQMERERGILSVQYLAGEVVPDPAEDNVRIVEDDESTRYMSPAVVVEDSQKDTMLEAAPAATSVQSLLANLQGIPLQQSHILGQPHYPGAAPPAMTFTANSATPFPSYYTEQHPTGWGAPQVPTSSTAGHEQYWEQRDSYDHSQSGLKGKGKKKRGTWQIEKKGTRTCQYWLQGDCKYGDACHFAHTTDL; this is encoded by the exons ATGTCAGATCAACGAAAGGACGCTGCCGCTGCATGGGAACGTTTGTTAAGTAACGGCTCTGTATCACTGCCACCGGATATTCTAGAAGCCGTACGGAGGCAACATGTAGTGCAGCGTACGCCATTGGATAGTCAAAACCTGCAAAGTTGGTCTCCGTTTCTCCAGCGACAACCAATGATTCAACAAG ACCCTGCCCCTTCCATCGCTGGACAGGCAACCCCTCAACAAGTTTCTAATGCATCAGGGTTACCGCAGGGAACGCACATGTTGCACTTGACAAACCCGCCTCTTTACTCTGTTGTGCAGCCTTCAACAAG CCAATACCGAAATCTTACTCAGCCGTTTCAGCCCACAATAACCAACCTTCCTCAATCCGTTAACCCGGCTCTTTTGAACATTGCTCAACCATTACCTACCGGAACATTCACTGACCCCCTTTCTCTGTCCCAAGCTTCTTTTTCTCCGCTTCCACAGCAGGAGAGAGAACAGCTTCCGTTTTTGCCGCCTCTATACGCTCAAAAGCGCCCCAGTAATTCTCCTTTACCTACCTCTTCGGCAGTCAAGAAACAAAAAATCGTAGAGGTTGTAGACCTCTCTCGATCACCCCCAGCTAGCTCGCAACATCCGCCAGCGTCCGCCGCCACTCAGCCGTCAGTCGACAATGCACGGGCGCGTTCGCCTTTAGAGCAGGCAACTGGGCCACCACCAACCGCTCAGTGCGCTTTGGATTCGTACTTTACCGCATCAGGTGAAAATGGACATTATCAGGCCTTTTCAGGCAAACATATGCCCTCGCTGTCTTCACATGAACATTCGATTGATGAAGTAAAAAAAACTGAAATCAGCAACGGAGCTTCGGCAAGCAGCTCTAAAACGGTAGCTAACAAGGCTATTCCCGCTCCCAACCCTGTCGTTGATATGTCTACAATTCGTTCCCTTATCGATACAGAAATTCTCAAGAAGAGCAATAGTCCTGGGTCGCTTTTCAAGCATCTCAGAATGCGCGGAGAAGATGACAAGGAACTTCCTTCCTTCACTCCCGGCCCTGATGAACTTTTAGAAATCCTTATACAATTACGGGATCATGCTCCCGGAGCTTATTTGGCCAAAATGGCAGATAATGATAGATATGTACAAGTATGGCAAAAATGGTTGAAACAATGTCGTAAAGAGCCTGAAGTTTGGGAAAAAATTATGGTACCATTGCTGGAG GTTCTTTCACGGACAGAAATGCCATTGAAAACTGCAAAAGAATATGGTTTGAACAAACACGCAATGAATTTGCCTCCACtggcaaagaagaaaa ATCTCTCTAGTGCGGGTGCCATTCAGGCAGCTTTCGACAAGTATTCCAGGTACCTCTTAGCAGTCCACAAGCGACATCAAGAAGCCGATGCTAAGGCGAAAGAAAACAGGCCAACTGAGTCCAGCAGTGCAG GTACTAAAAGAAAGGCCGATCAGGCTATCAAGGATGAGGGCAAAGTTAAGGAAGAATCTTCTACCAAACGTCCAGCAATTAAGTCCTCCGTTTCATCTACCAAACCCTCTTCTGTCTCTGGCACGCCCAAATCCTCAGCCAAATTATCTACTGTTTCCGATATGTCATTCTTCTCTGCTCCTACTGCGTCGCAGACCCCGAAACCGAAACCGAAACCCACCTCGGTTTCTTCAAAATCTGCAGCTTCCCAGATACCAACTGCATTGTCTACTGCGAAAAGCTTTACTCTCGGTAATTTCCTGGCCACTATGAATAACACACAAGGCACTGCTCAGAATTCGACCACTGAAACTAAGAAGGAGTCTAAAGAGCCAAGATATACTGCGAAGGGCAGGTTAATAAGGTCAGTCAGGTGGAAAGAGGACGCACAGTTGGAAGAGGTTCGAGAATTTTCGCTGCCCGCGTGGGAGAAAGAACTG ATGGGACACGGACCAAAAGTTAGTGTTCATGAGTTGGATATGCAAGAAGGTGCGATGTTAGCAATGAACCGAAACAGGGGAGATATAGATTGGTATGAACCTACTA TGTATCTTGAAATATCGTCCAATTTTCCAGTAATAACTGAAGAAGTGCAATACCAAATGGAGCGCGAGCGTGGTATCCTATCCGTACAGTATCTCGCGGGCGAAGTAGTCCCTGATCCCGCCGAGGACAATGTTCGTATTGTCGAGGACGATGAGAGTACTAGGTATATGAGCCCCGCTGTCGTTGTTGAAGACTCTCAGAAGGACACTATGTTAGAAGCTGCTCCGGCTGCCACTTCTGTCCAGTCATTATTGGCAAACCTTCAGGGCATACCCTTACAACAATCTCATATTCTAGGCCAACCACATTACCCCGGAGCCGCTCCGCCAGCGATGACTTTCACTGCCAACTCAGCGACGCCCTTTCCCAGTTACTATACAGAACAGCATCCTACGGGATGGGGCGCACCCCAAGTTCCTACGTCGTCCACTGCAGGTCATGAGCAATATTGGGAGCAGCGAGATTCATACGATCATTCTCAATCAGGTTtgaaaggaaaagggaaaaagaagaggggCACTTGGCAGATAGAAAAGAAGGGAACAAGAACATGCCAGTACTGGCTTCAGGGAGA CTGCAAATATGGGGACGCCTGCCACTTCGCCCACACCACTGACTTATAG
- a CDS encoding Chloride channel, putative; Gef1p (Similar to SGTC gene model, INSD accession EAL18143.1) codes for MLRQQSEDEHDISGQAPRSPRGPQGKPLERNSKLEDEEELDLIRRYEDFSTVDWIQDSLHERTFQNKSPRSRLIARLDRSDGAVGYLWRLLRRALEEGEAYVVISLVGVIIGVSAALISIITAWLSDIKMGHCTTGWWLSRKFCCLELSDEMEACAEWKNWGGVEPFGWISYVLFAAAFSFSAAYLVKNFAPYAAGSGISEIKCILGGFIINGFLSVETFFIKGLTLPLAIASGLAVGKEGPSVHVACSVGNVVAKWFSRYKRSHLKMREIITASSAAGVAVAFGSPIGGVLFSIEEMNQTYSNRTMWRSFVCALVATFTLASMDPFRTGKLVIFNVSYDRDWHYFEIPAYVLIGIFGGLYGALVIKFNIQMASFRRKHLSGHGIFEAVVLASITAIIGYLNGFLRIDMTEMLSVLFRECEGGGDYNGLCQASSQWRMVNSLLLATIMRTVFIIVSYGSKVPAGIFVPSLAVGATFGRMVGILVKAMYNSYPSAPWFAACAPDAPCITPGTYAFLGAAAAMGGITRLTVTVVVIMFELTGALTYILPTMIVVLVTKAVSDQFGGGGISDHIIKFNGYPFLEKEDKEDPTDHAFIEPIANVMKKDLIILEATGVPLNHVVDIVQHTDYQGFPVVKSHGDQTIVGFVRKNELRIALEKARRIRNLSSDATCTFQCIRSIPEDAHELLERPEILIPSQGGRLTVDTGTENREDTEGEISHVDFGQYVDDMPLTVAPKMPLEIVMQLFRRMGPRIILVSDQGRLTGLVTVKDVLRHELSEAHHRSRSTHTPLTPSHPAYAQSNGWETEWTAVDERGHSLEIALEEGLEWTRSKVTWAYGAALERWRGIRGQDRRTATFDYELDEGRQG; via the exons ATGCTTCGCCAGCAGTCAGAGGATGAACACGACATAAGTGGACAAGCACCTCGCTCTCCCCGAGGGCCTCAAGGCAAACCGCTTGAAAGAAACTCTAAACTtgaggacgaagaagagttggaTCTTATTAG GCGATATGAAGATTTTAGCACAGTAG ATTGGATTCAAGATTCATTACATGAACGGACATTTCAGAACAAGTCTCCTCGGAGTCGACTTATAGCTCGGCTAGACCGTAGTGATGGTGCAGTAGGCTACCTGTGGAGACTGCTACGTAGAGCCTtagaagagggagaggcCTACGTGGTAATTTCACTTGTTG GAGTCATAATTGGCGTCAGCGCAGCACTCATATCCATCATAACAGCATGGCTCTCGGATATTAAGATGGGCCACTGTACCACGGGATGGTGGCTTTCCCGGAAGTTCTGTTGTTTGGAGCTTTCAGATGAGATGGAGGCATGTGCCGAATGGAAGAACTGGGGCGGAGTGGAGCCGTTTGGATGGATTTCATATGTTCTGTTTGCT GCTGCATTCTCCTTCTCAGCCGCGTACTTGGTTAAGAACTTTGCTCCTTACGCTGCAGGATCGGGTATCTCGGAGATCAAATGCATCTTGGGTGGATTCATCATCAACGGTTTCTTGAGTGTCGAGACTTTTTTCATTAAGGGACTGACTTTG CCGTTAGCCATCGCTTCAGGCCTAGCGGttgggaaagaagggcCGTCTGTCCACGTAGCTTGTAGCGTGGGTAACGTCGTTGCGAAATGGTTCAGCCGTTATAAGCGCAGTCATT TGAAAATGCGTGAAATCATCACTGCTTCAAGCGCGGCGGGTGTAGCGGTAGCTTTTGGCTCGCCCATTGGCGGTGTCCTTTTCTCAATTGAA GAAATGAATCAGACTTATTCTAATAGGACTATGTGGCGAAGTTTTGTCTGTGCATTGGTAGCAACTTTCACTTTGGCT TCAATGGATCCTTTTCGGACTGGGAAGCTGGTCATTTTCAACGTTTCGTATGATCGTGATTGGCACTACTTCGAGATTCCTGCATACGTTTTGATCGGCATATTTGGT GGTCTATATGGTGCTTTAGTGATAAAGTTCAACATCCAAATGGCCTCTTTCCGTCGCAAGCACCTCAGTGGACATGGCATTTTCGAAGCAGTGGTCTTGGCCTCTATCACTGCCATTATCGGCTATCTGAACGGCTTTCTACGCATTGATATGACTGAGATGCTGTCAGTGTTGTTTAGGGAGTGTGAAGGTGGCGGTGATTACAATGGTCTTTGCCA GGCATCTTCACAATGGCGCATGGTCAACTCACTGTTACTAGCGACTATCATGCGAACAgtcttcatcatcgttTCATACGGTAGTAAAGTCCCGGCCGGTATCTTCGTCCCATCACTGGCTGTCGGTGCCACATTTGGGCGAATGGTTGGTATATTGGTCAAGGCAATGTACAA CTCCTACCCTTCAGCTCCGTGGTTTGCTGCTTGTGCTCCCGACGCGCCGTGTATTACGCCGGGTACATATGCATTCTTGGGAGCAGCGGCAGCAATGGG AGGCATTACGAGATTGACCGTAACCGTCGTTGTCATTATGTTTGAACTCACAGGCGCTTTAACCTATATCCTGCCAACTATG ATTGTTGTTCTGGTTACTAAGGCCGTCAGTGACCAGTTTGGTGGAGGTGGTATATCCGATCATATTATTAAATTTAATGGGTATCCTTTCTTGGAGAAAGAAGATAAAGAGGACCCTACGGACCACGCGTTCATTGAGCCCA TCGCCAATGTTATGAAAAAGGATCTTATCATATTAGAAGCGACAGGTGTGCCCTTGAATCATGTTG TCGATATTGTCCAACACACAGATTACCAAGGATTCCCAGTTGTCAAGAGCCATGGGGATCAAACCATTGTCGGCTTTGTTCGTAAAAATGAACTGCGTATTGCTCTTGAAAAAGCTCGTCGCATACGGAATTTATCTTCCGACGCAACTTGTACTTTCCAGTGCATTAGATCTATCCCAGAGGATGCTCATGAGCTTCTGGAAAGGCCGGAGATTCTTATACCAAGCCAGGGGGGGAGATTGACTGTGGATACGGGTACAGAGAATAGAGAAGATACTGAAGGTGAAATATCTCATGTTGATTTTGGGCAGTATGTCGATGAT ATGCCGCTGACTGTAGCACCAAAAATGCCGCTGGAGATTGTAATGCAGCTTTTCAGGCGTATGGG ACCTCGCATCATTCTCGTCTCAGACCAAGGTCGACTCACTGGTCTTGTCACCGTGAAAGACGTCTTGCGCCACGAACTTTCTGAGGCACACCATCGATCCCGTTCGACCCATACACCACTCACGCCATCTCATCCGGCATACGCCCAGTCTAATGGATGGGAAACAGAATGGACAGCTGTAGACGAGAGAGGCCATAGCTTGGAGATTGCACTGGAAGAAGGCTTGGAGTGGACTAGATCGAAAGTCACTTGGGCTTACGGAGCTGCTCTGGAGCGTTGGAGAGGTATCAGAGGGCAAGACAGACGGACGGCGACTTTCGATTATGAATTGGACGAAGGAAGACAAGGATAA
- a CDS encoding Hypothetical protein (Similar to TIGR gene model, INSD accession AAW46151.1; CNK01890), translating to MSFFDHHYCQPGYDRFATYPAFYHQAPPVNTSATPYPSFAAQPDYYSIEEEERAALAHLQTIQRRRQAMEAAQAREAAIRAHAQARREAAVRAEVARQVAREQALHARRVEEERRKKAYLKLIEKREAKARALKEAQYLHELQAQRERAIGCSKRCCRTVTPHQSPATPVFDEMNAIFGALLGIPVKDSDGDSEVKSCCKSQPAPVACSSQPKVESESQPKTQPKPEFNPEPKPEIKSKPTSASTTKSATASASSSEEAPLDLNKLLNQFLGLQIEPLSSDVPTSTASKPNKVPGGLNEFLAQFGLVFEPEEHTVERSCEGTSNDTCTDKCQCNGSDSCQGFCKKKKGKQVAEGEKKPAPASTTGNAPTTAATDNAVAAPDPSTSLSALQNIERQLIALQSGFTFPERLSFAHSVPGAHAPPLLFNRLNSPYHAQTNALLQLLLQADSIASNGESQVRRKRKELVKKVEDEIQKLEQQRDEKWEEVRERRLNGEESEPENDNRSWSESSSESGKDVQDHEEVLANQHAAGPTASVVSAFDESTAATPVAPQSSESFASVVEEALKAPANTSDEVPSTLALEQEQEGSSDNLAATAQSQSPAGPQPADVPVSTPISPVHRPVTVEDAADEDNKKEGSRKEKQEAKDEGYEMI from the exons ATGTCTTTTTTCGACCACCACTACTGCCAGCCAGGCTATGATCGCTTTGCCACTTACCCCGCCTTTTACCACCAAGCCCCACCCGTCAACACGTCTGCAACTCCATACCCTTCCTTTGCCGCACAACCCGACTATTATTCTAtcgaggaggaagagcgTGCTGCTTTAGCTCACCTTCAGACCATTCAGCGTCGTCGTCAAGCTATGGAAGCGGCACAAGCTCGTGAGGCGGCCATTCGCGCTCATGCTCAAGCTAGGCGAGAGGCTGCTGTCAGAGCCGAGGTCGCCAGGCAAGTCGCCAGGGAGCAAGCTTTGCACGCTCGTCGtgtcgaagaagaaaggaggaaaaaagCTTATCTTAAGCTTATCGAGAAAAGGGAAGCGAAAGCGAGGGCTCTCAAGGAAGCTCAGTACCTTCATGAGCTTCAAGCTCAGAGAGAGCGCGCCATCGGGTGTTCCAAAAG ATGCTGCCGAACGGTTACTCCTCATCAATCCCCAGCCACACCCGTCTTTGACGAGATGAATGCTATATTTGGTGCTCTTCTCGGCATCCCCGTTAAAGACTCGGATGGCGATTCCGAAGTCAAGTCTTGTTGCAAGTCACAGCCAGCTCCCGTCGCTTGTTCTTCTCAACCCAAGGTTGAGTCTGAATCGCAGCCCAAAACTCAGCCGAAGCCCGAATTCAACCCAGAGCCCAAGCCAGAGATTAAGTCTAAGCCTACTTCGGCATCTACTACCAAATCTGCCACAGCTTCCGCATCCTCATCTGAAGAGGCGCCACTCGACTTGAACAAGCTCCTTAACCAATTCCTTGGTCTTCAGATTGAACCCTTGTCCTCAGATGTCCCTACGTCGACCGCGTCCAAGCCAAATAAGGTTCCTGGAGGCTTGAACGAGTTCCTTGCTCAGTTCGGTCTTGTCTTTGAGCCCGAAGAACACACTGTTGAAAGGAGCTGTGAGGGTACAAGCAACGATACATGTACCGACAAGTGCCAGTGCAATGGCTCCGATAGCTGCCAGGGTTTTtgcaagaagaagaagggcaagCAGGTTGCTGagggtgagaagaagcCAGCTCCTGCTTCTACCACCGGTAATGCTCCCACCACTGCAGCTACCGACAATGCTGTCGCCGCTCCCGACCCATCTACTTCCCTTTCCGCTCTGCAAAACATCGAGCGTCAGCttattgctcttcaatCCGGTTTCACCTTCCCCGAACGTCTCTCTTTCGCTCACTCTGTTCCCGGCGCTCATGCTCCTCCTTTGCTTTTTAACCGACTCAACTCTCCCTACCACGCTCAGACGAATGCTCTCTTGCAGCTACTCCTTCAAGCCGACTCTATCGCCTCCAACGGTGAAAGTCAAGTCAGAcgaaagagaaaggagCTTGTCAAGAAGGTCGAAGACGAGATCCAGAAGCTTGAGCAACAGAGGGACGAAAAGTGGGAAGAAGTCAGGGAAAGGCGACTGAATGGTGAGGAGAGTGAGCCCGAAAATGATAACAGGTCTTGGAGCGAATCGTCTTCTGAGAGCGGCAAGGACGTTCAAGACCATGAAGAGGTTCTTGCAAACCAACACGCTGCCGGCCCTACCGCAAGTGTTGTATCCGCTTTCGACGAGTCCACAGCGGCTACTCCTGTAGCTCCCCAGTCTTCTGAATCCTTCGCTTCCGTAGTAGAAGAAGCCTTAAAAGCACCGGCAAATACCTCTGACGAAGTCCCTTCCACCCTCGCCCTCGAGCAAGAACAAGAAGGATCATCGGACAATCTCGCCGCTACCGCCCAGTCCCAGTCACCTGCAGGGCCCCAACCTGCCGATGTTCCTGTCTCCACCCCTATTTCTCCAGTTCACCGTCCTGTAACTGTCGAAGATGCTGCGGATGAGGATAacaagaaggaaggaagtAGGAAGGAGAAGCAAGAAGCAAAGGATGAAGGCTACGAAATGATTTAA